One Clostridium sp. CM027 genomic window carries:
- a CDS encoding TMEM198/TM7SF3 family protein — protein sequence MIEILDQFSSTSGQSIKLIAITLFIFGILQCFLGYKILKFWIAVFGFLIFGMLGGLVSVFIIGSLGAGIFFGLLFAIGGAFISLKIYNVGVFTLCGLMGFLLAYMLTQSIALSIFTSLVVGILSIFFVKTVIILSTSVSGGFAAGMSLLIILKADSDLANILLSVAISIVGVLVQLTLHKNATNSNSCFSKINSSQPKSLPLGNTFSSNIKNIIEMDNSLVAKEATGVTFDEVCQNLLEVLYSFKVLKTIMPFIDFILYFVSFISIAISIFTDFIWINSSVTILLLVGALCFINKQYIALSLSFVVITISKLIMLASSLPKIQHSKYSTPYELIDTAIIGYIAFESIKHLLKSDEGILLKNKLQNLFQKRNHTNHNTNTSPQSANGIKIMIRCPNCTALNSETSEICNSCESVLIVNDTAVNDAETQDINV from the coding sequence ATGATTGAAATTTTAGATCAATTTAGCTCTACGTCTGGCCAATCTATTAAACTTATTGCTATCACATTATTTATTTTTGGAATTTTACAATGTTTCCTAGGGTATAAGATATTAAAATTTTGGATTGCTGTTTTTGGATTTTTAATATTTGGTATGCTAGGGGGATTAGTCAGCGTATTTATTATAGGAAGCTTAGGAGCGGGGATATTTTTCGGATTGCTATTCGCTATAGGAGGAGCTTTTATATCATTAAAGATATATAATGTAGGAGTTTTTACTCTTTGTGGTCTTATGGGATTTTTATTAGCTTATATGCTGACACAAAGTATTGCATTATCAATATTTACATCATTAGTGGTAGGTATTTTAAGTATATTTTTTGTAAAAACTGTAATTATTCTCTCCACCAGTGTTTCAGGTGGCTTCGCGGCTGGCATGAGTTTACTTATAATACTTAAAGCAGATAGTGATTTAGCTAATATACTTCTTAGTGTAGCCATTTCTATAGTTGGAGTATTGGTACAATTAACTTTACACAAAAACGCGACTAATTCAAATTCATGCTTCTCAAAAATTAACTCATCGCAGCCTAAAAGTCTTCCACTAGGAAATACTTTCTCTTCGAATATAAAAAACATAATAGAAATGGATAATTCCCTTGTGGCAAAAGAAGCAACTGGGGTAACTTTTGATGAAGTTTGTCAAAATCTTCTTGAAGTGCTTTATTCCTTTAAAGTCTTAAAAACTATTATGCCATTTATAGATTTCATTTTATATTTTGTAAGTTTTATATCCATTGCAATATCCATTTTCACTGACTTTATATGGATTAACAGTAGCGTAACAATATTATTGCTTGTAGGTGCCTTGTGCTTTATAAATAAACAGTACATTGCTCTTTCTCTATCATTTGTAGTTATTACTATCTCGAAATTAATCATGTTAGCTAGCTCTTTGCCAAAAATACAGCATTCCAAATATAGTACTCCTTATGAATTAATAGACACGGCAATTATAGGATATATTGCATTTGAATCAATAAAGCACCTTTTAAAATCAGACGAGGGGATTTTATTAAAGAATAAACTACAAAATTTATTTCAAAAGCGAAATCACACTAACCATAATACTAACACATCACCTCAATCTGCAAACGGAATTAAAATCATGATAAGATGCCCAAATTGCACCGCACTTAATAGTGAGACTTCTGAAATCTGTAATAGTTGTGAATCAGTATTAATAGTTAACGATACTGCTGTGAACGACGCTGAAACCCAAGATATAAATGTGTAA
- the aspS gene encoding aspartate--tRNA ligase has protein sequence MAEALDGLKRTNMCGDLRESHISNKITVMGWVQRKRNLGGLVFIDLRDRTGLLQLVFGEEINKEAFQKADLVKPEYCIAVTGELIRRQSPNENMPTGLVEVKGENIKILSESETPPIYIKEGLDASENVRLKYRYLDLRRPDMQKIFMIRHKTTKVVRDFLDENGFLEIETPMLTKSTPEGARDYLVPSRNYKGMFYALPQSPQLFKQLLMVSGYDKYFQIARCFRDEDLRSNRQPEFTQIDIEMSFVEEEDVIAVNEALIKKVFKEVVNEDVKLPIKRITYKEAMDKYGSDKPDLRFGMEIKDITQEVKECEFVVFKGAIDNGGSVRAIKVSNAADMGRKKLDKLGEFVKTYRAKGLAWIAYKEDGIKSPISKFLSDEEMQSVINKVDAKTGDLVLIVADKDSVALQSLGALRLQVAKDLEILKDNKEFNFVWVTEFPLFDYSEEENRYVAAHHPFTMPMDEDLQYLESEPGRVRAKAYDIVLNGEELGGGSIRIHNSKLQETMLKVLGFTQEKAWERFGFLLESFKYGPPPHGGLAFGLDRMIMFLAGTENIKDVIAFPKNQNAYCPMSEAPNMVDDKQLKELGIKKATEK, from the coding sequence ATGGCAGAAGCATTAGATGGTTTAAAGAGAACCAATATGTGTGGTGATCTTAGGGAATCGCATATATCAAATAAAATAACAGTAATGGGTTGGGTTCAAAGAAAAAGAAATCTAGGAGGACTTGTTTTTATAGACTTAAGAGATAGAACAGGTTTATTACAATTAGTATTTGGAGAAGAAATAAATAAAGAGGCTTTTCAAAAGGCAGATTTAGTGAAACCAGAATACTGTATTGCTGTAACTGGGGAACTTATTAGAAGACAGTCTCCAAATGAAAATATGCCTACAGGACTTGTAGAGGTTAAAGGTGAAAACATAAAGATATTATCTGAATCAGAAACTCCGCCTATATATATAAAAGAAGGTTTAGATGCCTCAGAAAACGTACGTCTAAAATACAGATATCTTGATTTAAGAAGACCAGATATGCAAAAAATATTTATGATACGCCATAAAACAACTAAGGTTGTTCGCGATTTTTTAGATGAGAATGGTTTTTTAGAAATAGAAACACCTATGCTCACAAAAAGTACTCCAGAGGGTGCTCGCGACTATTTAGTCCCAAGCAGAAATTATAAAGGAATGTTCTATGCACTTCCACAATCACCACAATTGTTTAAACAATTATTAATGGTGTCTGGATATGATAAGTACTTCCAAATAGCAAGATGTTTTAGAGATGAAGATTTAAGATCAAATAGACAACCAGAGTTTACACAAATAGATATAGAAATGTCATTTGTTGAAGAAGAAGATGTTATAGCTGTTAATGAGGCTTTAATTAAAAAAGTATTTAAAGAAGTTGTAAATGAGGATGTTAAACTTCCTATAAAAAGAATTACATATAAAGAAGCTATGGATAAATATGGATCAGATAAACCAGATTTAAGATTTGGAATGGAAATAAAAGATATTACCCAAGAGGTAAAAGAATGTGAATTCGTAGTATTTAAAGGTGCCATAGATAATGGCGGCAGCGTACGAGCTATAAAGGTTAGTAATGCTGCAGATATGGGAAGAAAGAAGTTAGACAAATTAGGTGAATTTGTTAAGACTTATAGAGCAAAAGGACTTGCTTGGATTGCATATAAAGAAGATGGAATTAAATCGCCAATATCTAAATTTTTAAGTGATGAAGAAATGCAATCTGTTATAAATAAGGTAGACGCCAAAACTGGAGATTTAGTACTTATTGTTGCAGACAAAGATAGCGTTGCATTGCAGTCTTTAGGGGCATTAAGATTACAGGTAGCTAAAGATCTTGAAATTTTAAAAGATAATAAAGAATTTAACTTTGTATGGGTTACAGAGTTCCCATTATTTGATTATAGCGAAGAAGAAAATAGATATGTTGCTGCACACCATCCCTTCACGATGCCAATGGATGAAGATTTACAGTATCTAGAAAGTGAGCCAGGCAGAGTTCGTGCTAAAGCTTATGATATAGTCTTAAACGGAGAAGAATTAGGTGGAGGAAGTATTAGAATACATAATTCTAAACTGCAAGAAACTATGCTTAAAGTTTTGGGATTTACGCAGGAAAAAGCATGGGAAAGATTCGGATTCTTACTAGAATCATTCAAATACGGTCCACCACCACACGGCGGCCTTGCTTTTGGACTAGATAGAATGATAATGTTCTTAGCAGGAACTGAAAACATTAAAGATGTAATAGCATTTCCTAAGAATCAAAATGCCTACTGTCCAATGAGTGAAGCTCCAAATATGGTTGATGATAAACAGCTTAAAGAACTTGGTATCAAAAAAGCCACGGAGAAATAG
- a CDS encoding AEC family transporter: MKNSQLINQVIALFFVMAVGFYAKKKKFLNKAVDKGLSELLLNITLPFMIVTSFNIKYEAEMVNNAQKILIYSFLIHISLIFISKIFFVKLPKNKQQVFRFITIFSNTGFMGYPVLESIYGGKGIFYAAIFNIAFNILVWTVGITLYTGEKDFKSMRKEVVNPALIAVIIGIILFAFSIRLPVPIEASLKLVGVTTTPISMIIIGSMLAEMQFKNIFSDFSIYYATVVRLLIVPMIVYVVLKFSKVDELLLNICVILQAMPAAVITGIMAEKYGGDGLLASQCVFITTIISGITIPIVILFL, translated from the coding sequence ATGAAAAATAGCCAATTAATTAATCAAGTTATCGCATTGTTCTTTGTTATGGCGGTAGGTTTTTATGCTAAGAAAAAGAAGTTTCTTAATAAGGCAGTTGATAAAGGTCTATCGGAATTATTATTGAATATAACTTTGCCATTTATGATAGTTACATCATTTAATATTAAATATGAAGCAGAGATGGTTAATAATGCCCAAAAGATTTTAATATATTCTTTTTTAATACACATAAGTTTAATATTTATTAGTAAGATATTTTTCGTTAAGCTTCCTAAAAACAAACAGCAAGTATTTAGGTTCATAACAATTTTTTCTAATACGGGGTTTATGGGTTATCCAGTGCTTGAAAGCATTTATGGAGGAAAGGGCATTTTTTATGCAGCAATTTTCAATATTGCATTTAACATTTTAGTGTGGACAGTAGGGATAACGCTATACACTGGCGAAAAAGATTTTAAATCAATGAGGAAAGAAGTGGTAAATCCAGCTCTTATAGCAGTAATTATTGGCATAATTTTATTCGCTTTTTCAATAAGATTACCTGTACCTATTGAAGCTTCGCTAAAACTAGTTGGAGTTACCACAACACCAATATCTATGATAATTATTGGCTCAATGCTTGCGGAAATGCAATTTAAGAATATCTTTTCTGATTTTTCTATATACTATGCTACAGTAGTTAGACTTTTAATAGTTCCAATGATCGTTTACGTAGTGTTAAAATTTTCAAAGGTAGATGAATTGTTACTTAACATATGTGTTATACTGCAAGCAATGCCGGCAGCGGTAATAACTGGAATAATGGCTGAAAAATACGGTGGAGATGGGTTGCTAGCATCACAGTGCGTATTTATAACTACAATAATTTCTGGGATAACTATACCTATAGTAATATTATTTTTATAG
- a CDS encoding metal-sensitive transcriptional regulator, giving the protein MINEKEKTMNDELVKDIQVRLRKIEGQVKGIEKMVSSEACCKNILVQVAAARAAMNKVGALVLERYTKNCLIHEEDAIEEKKIEELVSTFLMFLK; this is encoded by the coding sequence ATGATAAATGAAAAAGAAAAAACAATGAATGATGAATTAGTAAAAGATATCCAAGTGAGACTAAGAAAAATTGAAGGTCAGGTTAAAGGTATTGAAAAGATGGTTTCCAGCGAAGCTTGCTGCAAAAACATATTGGTGCAAGTTGCTGCAGCTAGAGCTGCTATGAATAAAGTTGGTGCTCTTGTTTTAGAGAGATATACAAAAAACTGTCTTATACATGAAGAGGATGCAATAGAGGAAAAAAAAATCGAAGAGTTAGTTTCAACTTTCCTTATGTTTTTAAAGTAA
- the glyA gene encoding serine hydroxymethyltransferase — MTEYLKNNDLKVYDIIKEENARQEDHIELIASENVVSRAVLEANGSILTNKYAEGYPAKRYYGGCEVVDKIENLARDRMKELFGAEHANVQPHSGSQANMAVYFSVLKPGDTVLGMNLSHGGHLTHGSLVNFSGILYNFVPYGVNLETETIDYEKVRALAKEHNPKMIVIGASAYPRAIDFAAFREICDEVNAYMFVDMAHIAGLVATGAHESPVPYADFVTTTTHKTLRGPRGGAILCKEKYEKQVDKSIFPGMQGGPLMHTIAAKAVCFGEALKPEFKVYIDQVVKNAKVLGEELLKYGFKLVSGGTDNHLLLIELTNKDITGKAAEKLLDIVGITVNKNTVPNETLSPFVTSGIRIGTPAVTTRGFKEEEMKKIAELINETLENREGNLEPIREKVVQLCSKFPLY, encoded by the coding sequence ATGACGGAATATTTAAAAAACAATGATTTGAAGGTTTACGATATTATTAAAGAGGAAAATGCGAGGCAAGAGGATCATATTGAACTAATAGCTTCTGAAAATGTTGTTAGCAGAGCTGTACTTGAAGCAAATGGTTCTATATTAACTAATAAATATGCAGAGGGATATCCTGCTAAAAGATATTATGGTGGTTGTGAAGTAGTTGATAAAATAGAAAATTTAGCTCGTGATAGAATGAAGGAACTTTTTGGAGCAGAACATGCTAACGTGCAACCTCATTCAGGTTCTCAAGCTAACATGGCTGTATATTTTTCAGTGCTTAAGCCAGGAGATACAGTATTAGGTATGAATTTGAGTCATGGTGGACACTTAACTCATGGTAGTTTAGTAAATTTTTCAGGGATTTTATATAACTTCGTTCCTTACGGTGTTAATTTAGAAACAGAAACTATAGATTATGAAAAAGTGAGAGCTTTAGCTAAAGAGCATAACCCTAAAATGATAGTTATTGGGGCGTCTGCTTACCCAAGAGCTATAGATTTTGCAGCATTTAGAGAAATTTGCGATGAAGTAAACGCATATATGTTTGTTGATATGGCTCATATAGCAGGACTTGTTGCAACAGGAGCACATGAGTCTCCAGTGCCATATGCTGATTTTGTTACTACTACAACACATAAAACACTAAGAGGACCTAGAGGTGGAGCAATTTTATGTAAAGAAAAATATGAAAAACAAGTAGACAAGTCTATTTTCCCAGGAATGCAAGGTGGACCATTAATGCATACTATTGCAGCTAAAGCTGTTTGCTTTGGAGAAGCTCTTAAACCAGAATTCAAAGTTTACATTGACCAAGTAGTTAAAAATGCAAAGGTATTGGGAGAAGAACTTTTAAAATATGGATTTAAATTAGTATCTGGAGGTACAGATAACCATCTTTTACTTATTGAATTAACAAACAAAGATATTACTGGAAAAGCAGCTGAAAAGTTATTAGATATTGTAGGTATTACTGTAAATAAAAATACTGTACCAAATGAAACTTTAAGTCCATTTGTTACAAGCGGCATAAGAATTGGTACGCCTGCTGTAACTACAAGAGGATTTAAAGAAGAAGAAATGAAAAAAATAGCTGAACTTATAAATGAAACTCTAGAAAATAGAGAAGGAAACTTAGAACCAATTAGAGAAAAAGTAGTACAATTATGTAGCAAATTCCCGTTATACTAG
- a CDS encoding coproporphyrinogen III oxidase has product MIKVKLNNAEFNYDVYQIINLFFLFPDIKFVEENYDFNIEVKEDMVVIQKGFESFEYTINKLYKLKEEVKKAVFLYFSKDTTRELPWGTLIGIRPSKRALELLQKDISEKDIIAEFKEKHITREDKARLCIDVAKFEKNIVNKEKDNISVYIGMPFCPTRCLYCSFASNPISSCKNIVEPYLEALSHEIKEISDYVKGKKLNIECVYFGGGTPTSVNDEQFEFIMKCIYEAFIQNDNVSEFTVECGRPDSITFEKLTTMKKYGVHRISINPQTMNDDTLELIGRTHSVNSVNEKFAMARELGFDNINMDLIVGLPGEKISHIIRTCDKISQMKPDSITIHGMSIKRASKLHENMLNNYRFQVPAQEELNQMYEHTVELSKKLHMKPYYMYRQKNMVGNMENIGYTTPGKEGIYNIQMIEEKQTVIALGADAVCKVVFLEENRHERFANIKDVREYVKRVDEMIDKKIELLNTLYN; this is encoded by the coding sequence ATGATTAAGGTAAAATTAAATAACGCAGAATTTAATTATGATGTATATCAAATCATAAATTTATTTTTTTTATTTCCAGATATTAAATTTGTTGAAGAAAATTATGATTTTAATATTGAAGTAAAAGAAGATATGGTAGTTATACAAAAGGGTTTTGAAAGTTTTGAGTACACAATTAATAAATTATACAAACTTAAAGAAGAGGTTAAAAAAGCTGTTTTCTTATATTTTTCAAAGGATACAACTCGTGAGCTACCGTGGGGAACTTTAATAGGAATTAGACCTTCTAAAAGAGCTCTTGAGCTACTCCAAAAGGATATTTCTGAGAAGGATATCATAGCTGAATTTAAAGAAAAACATATTACAAGGGAAGATAAGGCGCGACTTTGTATTGATGTTGCAAAGTTTGAAAAAAATATTGTAAACAAAGAGAAAGACAATATAAGTGTTTATATTGGTATGCCTTTTTGCCCTACACGTTGTTTATACTGTTCATTTGCATCTAATCCTATAAGCAGTTGCAAAAACATAGTAGAACCTTACCTTGAGGCATTGTCGCATGAAATTAAAGAGATAAGTGATTACGTTAAAGGTAAGAAGCTTAACATTGAATGTGTATATTTTGGAGGTGGTACTCCAACTTCCGTAAATGATGAGCAATTTGAATTTATAATGAAGTGTATTTATGAAGCTTTTATTCAAAATGATAATGTGAGTGAATTTACAGTAGAATGCGGAAGACCAGATAGTATTACCTTTGAAAAGTTAACTACAATGAAAAAGTATGGAGTACATAGGATAAGCATAAATCCTCAAACTATGAACGACGATACTTTGGAATTGATTGGGAGAACTCATTCTGTAAATAGTGTTAACGAAAAATTTGCTATGGCAAGGGAACTAGGCTTTGATAATATAAATATGGATTTAATAGTAGGGCTACCGGGAGAGAAGATTTCACATATAATAAGAACTTGCGATAAAATATCCCAAATGAAACCTGATAGTATTACAATTCATGGAATGTCCATAAAAAGAGCTTCAAAACTCCATGAAAATATGCTTAATAATTATAGGTTTCAAGTTCCAGCTCAAGAAGAATTAAACCAAATGTATGAGCACACTGTTGAATTATCTAAAAAACTTCATATGAAACCGTATTATATGTATAGGCAGAAAAATATGGTGGGCAATATGGAAAATATTGGATATACAACGCCTGGAAAAGAAGGAATATACAATATTCAAATGATTGAGGAGAAACAGACAGTTATTGCACTTGGTGCAGATGCAGTTTGTAAAGTTGTTTTTTTAGAGGAAAACAGACATGAAAGGTTTGCCAATATCAAAGATGTTAGAGAGTACGTAAAAAGAGTAGATGAGATGATTGATAAAAAAATTGAACTGCTCAATACTTTATATAATTGA
- a CDS encoding threonine/serine exporter family protein, with the protein MHIDDIIHVATEAGKIILENGGETYRVEQTITMICKSYGIPITESFVTPTGIMVSITNSENKTISLIRRINVRTVNLGKVAMINNLSRELVSNPLSMSDIRKKIDYINNLPPYSPKTTTFFSAICAGFFTLLFGGNYKDFFVALIIGALINCLSLFLEKLDVNSFLKYMLGGSLAAFIALLAKSLCLVGNMDTIIIGSIMILAPGIAITNAIRDTIAGDLVSGISRTIEALFIAIAIAAGTSIVFKTWFLLFGGTLI; encoded by the coding sequence ATGCATATTGATGATATCATTCATGTAGCTACTGAAGCTGGTAAAATCATATTAGAAAATGGTGGAGAAACCTACAGGGTCGAGCAAACAATCACTATGATATGTAAATCCTATGGCATACCAATCACTGAAAGTTTTGTTACCCCTACTGGTATTATGGTTTCCATAACCAATAGTGAAAATAAAACTATATCATTAATTAGAAGAATAAATGTTAGAACAGTTAACCTTGGTAAGGTTGCCATGATTAACAATCTATCTAGAGAATTAGTTTCTAATCCATTATCTATGAGTGATATAAGAAAAAAAATTGATTATATAAATAATTTACCACCTTATTCTCCGAAGACCACCACATTTTTTTCTGCTATCTGCGCAGGATTTTTTACTTTACTTTTTGGTGGAAATTATAAGGACTTTTTTGTAGCCCTTATAATTGGGGCACTTATAAATTGTTTAAGTTTATTTTTAGAAAAATTAGATGTAAATAGCTTTCTAAAATACATGCTTGGTGGTTCTTTGGCTGCATTCATAGCCCTCTTAGCCAAGTCTTTATGTCTAGTAGGTAATATGGATACTATAATAATAGGATCTATAATGATACTAGCACCTGGCATTGCCATAACAAATGCAATAAGGGATACTATTGCTGGTGATTTAGTTTCTGGTATCTCTAGGACAATAGAAGCTTTATTTATAGCCATTGCTATAGCTGCAGGCACAAGTATAGTTTTCAAAACATGGTTCTTATTATTTGGAGGTACTCTTATATGA
- a CDS encoding MBL fold metallo-hydrolase, with product MEIRKVVTGIYGSNCYIVMDKNTNEAIVLDPGGDVDDIVKAIDTIGAKVKYILLTHGHLDHTSGVAQLKTITNAVVCMSKKDDDLITKGVNLFGPLIEGGADKLLNNGDIIRISNLEITCIDTPGHTPGGMSFLIKNCAFTGDTLFAGSIGRTDFAGGDFNTIITSIKSKLLCLPENTIVYPGHGPCSTINNEKLNNPFLQN from the coding sequence ATGGAAATTAGAAAAGTTGTTACAGGAATATATGGATCAAATTGTTATATTGTAATGGATAAAAACACCAATGAAGCGATAGTGTTAGACCCAGGTGGAGATGTGGATGATATTGTTAAGGCCATAGATACTATAGGTGCAAAAGTTAAGTATATACTATTGACACATGGACATCTAGATCATACATCAGGAGTCGCGCAGCTTAAAACCATCACAAATGCAGTAGTGTGTATGAGTAAAAAAGACGATGATTTAATAACTAAAGGCGTAAATTTGTTTGGGCCGCTTATTGAAGGTGGAGCAGATAAGTTACTAAATAATGGGGATATAATAAGAATTTCTAATTTGGAAATTACATGTATAGATACACCTGGACATACACCTGGTGGTATGAGCTTTTTAATAAAAAACTGTGCTTTCACCGGAGATACTCTTTTTGCAGGTTCAATCGGAAGAACAGATTTTGCAGGAGGAGATTTTAATACTATAATTACTAGTATTAAATCAAAGCTTTTATGTCTGCCAGAGAACACTATAGTGTATCCTGGTCACGGACCATGTAGCACGATAAATAATGAAAAATTAAACAATCCATTTTTACAGAATTAA
- a CDS encoding threonine/serine exporter family protein yields the protein MIVNSFYAFLSSLSFGILFNIRGKNLVIAALGGGISWFTYLLASRLQASIVFSLFFASMVGSIYSEIMARIYKNPVTIFVICAIIPLVPGGGMYYSTLEAVKGNFNAALSKGAETLFSAISIAIGIVFVSSISSIFKKIKK from the coding sequence ATGATTGTTAATTCTTTTTATGCTTTTTTAAGTTCTCTTAGTTTTGGAATACTATTTAATATTAGAGGTAAAAACTTAGTAATCGCCGCCCTTGGTGGAGGCATAAGCTGGTTCACCTATCTTCTTGCCTCAAGACTACAAGCTTCCATAGTTTTCTCATTATTCTTTGCCTCCATGGTTGGAAGTATTTACTCAGAAATAATGGCAAGAATATATAAAAATCCTGTGACTATATTTGTAATCTGCGCAATTATACCACTTGTACCCGGTGGTGGAATGTATTATTCTACTCTTGAGGCCGTAAAGGGTAATTTTAATGCTGCTCTATCCAAAGGTGCTGAAACTTTATTTAGCGCAATTTCAATTGCAATTGGAATTGTATTCGTATCCTCCATAAGTTCAATTTTCAAAAAAATAAAGAAGTAA
- a CDS encoding histidinol phosphate phosphatase: MIDSHIHTEFSSDSQMKIQDALEHSRKNGIGMTITEHLDLKFPTGTGFVFDINKYLNDYEKYRSSKFMLGIEIGMQLICLEENREIARKYPFDYIIGSIHVAKGEDVFNPKFYEGKTKKEAFEQYFSSMIDCIKQYDFIDSLGHIDYISRYATFNDKEIHYHEFNQYINDVLKAIVNNGKIMEINTRRLGNKEAYINLLNIYKAYNQIGGKYVTIGSDAHHAEDIGKRFLEATRICEICNLKPVYFKKRKMEYI; the protein is encoded by the coding sequence ATGATTGACTCACATATACATACAGAATTTTCTTCAGACTCCCAAATGAAGATTCAGGATGCTCTAGAGCATTCGAGGAAAAATGGAATAGGAATGACTATTACAGAGCATCTAGATTTGAAATTTCCAACAGGAACAGGTTTTGTTTTTGATATAAATAAATATCTTAATGATTATGAAAAGTATAGAAGTAGCAAGTTTATGCTTGGGATTGAAATAGGTATGCAACTAATCTGCCTAGAGGAAAATAGAGAAATAGCTCGTAAATATCCTTTTGACTATATAATTGGATCTATACATGTAGCCAAAGGAGAAGATGTTTTCAATCCGAAATTTTATGAAGGTAAAACTAAAAAAGAAGCTTTTGAGCAATATTTTTCAAGTATGATTGATTGCATAAAACAGTACGACTTTATTGATAGTTTAGGACATATTGACTATATATCTAGATATGCCACTTTCAATGATAAGGAAATACATTATCATGAATTTAATCAATATATAAATGACGTTTTAAAAGCTATAGTAAATAATGGAAAAATAATGGAAATCAATACTAGAAGATTAGGAAATAAGGAAGCATATATTAATTTGCTTAATATTTATAAAGCATACAACCAAATAGGAGGAAAATATGTAACCATAGGATCAGATGCTCATCATGCAGAGGATATTGGGAAAAGATTCTTAGAAGCTACTAGGATATGCGAGATATGTAACCTCAAGCCGGTGTATTTTAAAAAAAGAAAAATGGAATACATTTAA